A single region of the Deltaproteobacteria bacterium genome encodes:
- a CDS encoding acetyl-CoA C-acyltransferase (Catalyzes the synthesis of acetoacetyl coenzyme A from two molecules of acetyl coenzyme A. It can also act as a thiolase, catalyzing the reverse reaction and generating two-carbon units from the four-carbon product of fatty acid oxidation) yields the protein MREVVIAGYVRTAQSRSRPKDPERDWFHALRADDLLALVLPEVLKRTGVESAEVDDLLVGCALGVRENWTFGGRTPVYLA from the coding sequence ATGCGAGAGGTGGTGATAGCCGGGTATGTGCGGACGGCCCAGTCCAGATCGAGACCCAAGGATCCGGAGCGGGACTGGTTCCACGCCCTGCGGGCCGACGACCTGCTGGCCCTGGTCCTGCCCGAGGTTTTGAAGAGAACCGGAGTCGAGTCGGCCGAAGTCGATGATCTCCTGGTTGGTTGCGCCTTGGGAGTGCGGGAGAACTGGACCTTTGGCGGTCGGACCCCAGTCTATCTGGCCGA